From Ramlibacter tataouinensis, the proteins below share one genomic window:
- the slmA gene encoding nucleoid occlusion factor SlmA: MSDAPFSTPDSPAVQEAPAVRKRPKPGERRVQILQALATMLEQPGAERVTTAALAARLDVSEAALYRHFASKAQMFEGLIEFIEQSVFSLVNQIAERESAGDAQAAKTVAMLLQFAEKNPGMTRVMVGDALVYENERLQQRMNLFFDKIESSLKQGLRSGAEADASGTPSFDAQVRASMLTAFVVGRLQRFARSGFKRLPSEHLEASLALML; encoded by the coding sequence ATGTCCGACGCGCCGTTCAGCACCCCTGATTCCCCCGCCGTCCAGGAAGCGCCCGCGGTTCGCAAGCGCCCCAAGCCGGGCGAGCGCCGGGTGCAAATCCTGCAGGCGCTGGCCACCATGCTGGAGCAGCCTGGGGCCGAGCGTGTCACCACCGCGGCCCTGGCGGCGCGGCTGGACGTCAGCGAAGCCGCGCTGTACCGGCACTTCGCCAGCAAGGCCCAGATGTTCGAGGGCCTGATCGAATTCATCGAGCAGAGCGTGTTCAGCCTGGTCAACCAGATCGCCGAGCGCGAATCGGCGGGCGACGCCCAGGCGGCCAAGACCGTGGCGATGCTGCTGCAGTTCGCCGAGAAGAACCCGGGCATGACCCGGGTGATGGTCGGCGACGCGCTGGTCTACGAGAACGAGCGCCTGCAGCAGCGCATGAACCTGTTCTTCGACAAGATCGAGTCCTCGCTCAAGCAGGGTCTGCGCAGTGGCGCCGAAGCCGACGCCTCGGGCACCCCCAGCTTCGACGCCCAGGTGCGGGCCTCGATGCTCACCGCTTTCGTGGTGGGCCGCCTGCAGCGCTTCGCCCGCTCGGGGTTCAAGCGCCTGCCTTCAGAGCACCTCGAGGCCAGCCTCGCGCTGATGCTCTAG
- a CDS encoding CheR family methyltransferase, whose protein sequence is MATPEVEAPAQLNPSEFDLACSLIAQYAGIKLGPHKRYMVYNRLVRRLRAHAMRDFGQYLQLVQTDVMGEREAFVNALTTNLTAFFREPHHFDLLAERAKLHQHNQRRPMRIWSCACSTGEEPWSIAMTLREAGCDAQVVASDIDTDALEKAASGVYAADRIADLPASRLRGHFLRGTGANDGRVMVRPELRSMVKFGQLNLQSPRWPAMEAFDAVFCRNVTIYFDREAQKKLLERLAQVLRPGGVLVVGHAESFPATHRSFRGCGRTAYEYLPA, encoded by the coding sequence ATGGCAACGCCCGAGGTCGAAGCACCGGCGCAGCTCAACCCATCCGAATTCGACCTCGCCTGCAGCCTGATCGCGCAGTACGCGGGCATCAAGCTCGGCCCGCACAAGCGCTACATGGTCTACAACCGCCTCGTGCGCCGGCTGCGTGCGCACGCCATGCGCGATTTCGGCCAGTACCTGCAGCTCGTGCAGACCGACGTCATGGGCGAGCGCGAGGCCTTCGTCAACGCGCTCACCACCAATCTCACCGCATTCTTCCGCGAGCCGCACCACTTCGATTTGCTGGCCGAGCGCGCAAAGCTGCACCAGCACAACCAGCGCCGGCCGATGCGCATCTGGTCCTGCGCCTGCTCCACCGGCGAGGAACCGTGGTCGATCGCGATGACGCTGCGCGAGGCGGGCTGCGACGCCCAGGTGGTAGCCAGCGACATCGACACCGACGCGCTCGAGAAGGCCGCATCGGGTGTCTATGCCGCCGACCGCATCGCCGACCTGCCGGCGTCCAGGCTGCGCGGGCACTTCCTGCGCGGTACCGGCGCGAACGATGGCCGGGTGATGGTTCGCCCCGAACTGCGCAGCATGGTGAAGTTCGGGCAGCTGAACCTGCAGTCGCCCCGGTGGCCGGCCATGGAGGCTTTCGATGCGGTCTTTTGCCGTAACGTGACGATCTACTTCGACCGGGAGGCGCAGAAGAAGCTGCTCGAGCGCCTGGCGCAGGTGCTGCGCCCGGGCGGCGTGCTGGTGGTGGGTCACGCCGAGAGCTTTCCCGCGACCCACCGTTCGTTCCGCGGCTGCGGCCGCACGGCGTACGAGTACCTGCCGGCCTGA
- a CDS encoding chemotaxis protein CheW encodes MPSLSARHAREVVVPKKEFLTFRLGTESYGIDILKVQEIRGFEQPTIIANAPPFIKGVINLRGVIVPILDLRVKFGLPAVKYDEFTVVIILNVASRVVGVVVDSVSDVLLLTPESIRPTPEFASATFDTKYITGLTDVEDGLLIMLDIEKLMTSADMALVDAAV; translated from the coding sequence ATGCCATCCCTCAGCGCGCGCCACGCGCGCGAGGTCGTGGTTCCCAAGAAGGAGTTCCTCACCTTCCGGCTCGGCACCGAGAGTTACGGCATCGACATCCTGAAGGTGCAGGAGATCCGCGGCTTTGAACAGCCGACGATCATCGCCAACGCCCCACCCTTCATCAAGGGCGTGATCAACCTGCGCGGCGTGATCGTGCCGATCCTCGACCTGCGCGTGAAGTTCGGCCTGCCCGCGGTCAAGTACGACGAGTTCACGGTCGTGATCATCCTCAACGTGGCCTCGCGCGTGGTGGGCGTGGTCGTCGACTCGGTCTCCGACGTGCTCCTGCTGACCCCTGAATCGATCCGGCCCACCCCGGAATTCGCCTCGGCCACCTTCGACACCAAGTACATCACCGGCCTCACCGACGTCGAAGATGGCTTGTTGATCATGCTGGACATCGAAAAACTCATGACCTCCGCCGACATGGCGCTGGTCGACGCCGCGGTGTGA
- the argB gene encoding acetylglutamate kinase, with protein MTDISKIAPRDKAEILAQALPYIRRFHGKTIVIKYGGNAMTDPELQADFAEDVVLLKLVGMNPVVVHGGGPQIEQALNRLGKKGEFIQGMRVTDAETMEVVEWVLAGEVQQDIVGLINQAGGKAVGLTGRDGGLIRAQKLKMVDSQDPNKEHDVGQVGDIVGIDPSVVKALQDDQFIPVISPIGFGEQNESYNINADVVAGKLATVLRAEKLMLLTNTPGVLDKNGKLLTELSAREIDDLFADGTISGGMLPKIAGALDAAKSGVHAVHIIDGRVPHAMLLEILTDQAYGTMIRSH; from the coding sequence ATGACCGACATCTCCAAGATTGCGCCGCGTGACAAGGCCGAGATCCTCGCGCAGGCCCTGCCCTACATCCGCCGGTTCCACGGCAAGACCATCGTGATCAAGTACGGCGGCAACGCCATGACCGATCCCGAGCTGCAGGCCGACTTCGCCGAGGACGTGGTGTTGCTCAAGCTGGTCGGCATGAACCCGGTGGTGGTCCACGGCGGCGGGCCGCAGATCGAGCAGGCCCTCAATCGCCTGGGCAAGAAAGGCGAGTTCATCCAGGGCATGCGCGTGACCGACGCCGAAACCATGGAAGTGGTCGAGTGGGTGTTGGCCGGCGAAGTGCAGCAGGACATCGTGGGCCTGATCAACCAGGCCGGCGGCAAGGCCGTGGGGCTGACCGGCCGCGACGGCGGGCTCATTCGCGCGCAGAAGCTCAAGATGGTGGACAGCCAGGATCCGAACAAGGAGCACGACGTCGGCCAGGTGGGCGACATCGTCGGCATCGACCCCTCGGTGGTCAAGGCGCTGCAGGACGACCAGTTCATTCCGGTGATCTCCCCGATCGGCTTCGGCGAGCAGAACGAGAGCTACAACATCAACGCCGACGTGGTTGCCGGCAAGCTCGCCACGGTGCTGCGCGCCGAGAAGCTGATGCTCCTGACCAACACCCCCGGCGTGCTGGACAAGAATGGCAAGCTGCTCACGGAGCTGTCCGCGCGCGAGATCGACGACCTCTTTGCCGACGGCACGATTTCCGGCGGCATGCTGCCCAAGATCGCGGGCGCGCTCGATGCCGCCAAGAGCGGCGTGCACGCGGTGCACATCATCGACGGGCGCGTGCCGCACGCGATGCTGCTGGAAATCCTCACAGACCAGGCCTACGGCACCATGATCCGGTCCCACTGA
- the cheD gene encoding chemoreceptor glutamine deamidase CheD, with amino-acid sequence MEHLHPTRYFDRELRVHSVKILPGQYYAAAGDGSISTLLGSCVSTCLWDPLLKIGGMNHFMLPGESSPAASPWAVSARFGVYAMEVLINEMIHLGADRRRLVAKVFGGAQVLQGFDKLDVGAMNVRFVLDFLREEAIPIAGQDLLGSSPRKLHFFPANGKAQVKRLHLQPTDAALQQEREYFDGLSHAGGGEVELFEAPR; translated from the coding sequence ATGGAACACCTGCACCCCACGCGCTATTTCGATCGCGAGCTGCGCGTCCACTCGGTCAAGATCCTGCCCGGGCAGTACTACGCGGCGGCCGGCGACGGCTCCATCTCCACGCTGCTGGGCTCCTGCGTCTCGACCTGCCTGTGGGACCCGCTGCTGAAGATCGGCGGCATGAACCATTTCATGCTGCCCGGCGAGTCGTCGCCGGCTGCATCGCCCTGGGCGGTGTCGGCGCGCTTTGGCGTGTACGCGATGGAGGTGCTGATCAACGAAATGATTCACCTCGGAGCCGACCGGCGCCGCCTCGTGGCCAAGGTGTTTGGCGGGGCCCAGGTGCTGCAGGGCTTCGACAAGCTCGACGTGGGCGCGATGAACGTGCGCTTCGTGCTGGACTTCCTGCGCGAAGAGGCGATCCCGATCGCGGGGCAGGACCTGCTGGGCTCCTCGCCGCGCAAGCTGCACTTCTTCCCGGCCAACGGGAAGGCGCAAGTCAAACGCCTGCACCTGCAGCCCACCGATGCGGCGCTGCAGCAGGAGCGCGAGTACTTCGACGGGCTCTCGCATGCGGGCGGCGGCGAAGTCGAACTGTTCGAGGCGCCGCGATGA
- a CDS encoding methyl-accepting chemotaxis protein codes for MLKRTSAEIVLRLIFVTFLAGSLLMAWMGFGAMQEAHEAALAALRAGPPDLTQQYAAAAEAREFRLLWLLGAMLAIGVGMVFFFRWWITTVNSAPLRTALRLVRRVADGDLTASTEGEDFRHVQRFAEALDQMTAGLRKLAIEVAHSANTVANTSTQIAHGNLDLSQRTEEQASTLEETASSMEELTSTVAQNAENARQASDLAVEASEVARRGGHAVSQVVSTMNGIADSSRKIGDIIGVIDSIAFQTNILALNAAVEAARAGEQGRGFAVVASEVRTLAQRSATAAKEIKSLIGDSVGRVEAGTRQVDAAGKTMDEIVSSVNKVSILIAEIAAASREQSAGIGQVNSAVAQMEQVVQQNASLVEEASAATESMKEQAAVLLQAVGRFRVGDEAPGRRAEPTPITPIAPVKVKPAGGATLQPAPPASLNGARPALASSGQWEEF; via the coding sequence ATGTTGAAACGGACCTCTGCCGAAATCGTCCTGCGGCTCATTTTCGTGACCTTCCTCGCCGGCTCGCTGCTGATGGCCTGGATGGGTTTCGGTGCCATGCAGGAGGCCCACGAGGCCGCGCTGGCGGCGCTGCGCGCCGGGCCCCCGGATCTTACGCAGCAATACGCCGCCGCGGCGGAAGCGCGCGAATTCAGGCTGCTGTGGCTCTTGGGCGCCATGCTGGCCATCGGCGTCGGCATGGTCTTCTTCTTCCGGTGGTGGATCACGACGGTCAATTCGGCGCCGCTGCGGACTGCCCTGCGGCTGGTGCGCCGGGTGGCGGACGGCGACCTCACCGCGTCCACCGAGGGCGAGGACTTCCGTCATGTGCAGCGCTTCGCCGAAGCACTCGACCAGATGACGGCGGGCCTGCGCAAGCTCGCGATCGAAGTCGCGCACAGCGCGAACACCGTCGCCAACACGAGCACCCAGATCGCGCATGGCAACCTCGACCTGTCGCAGCGCACCGAGGAGCAGGCCAGCACGCTCGAAGAGACCGCGAGTTCGATGGAGGAACTCACCTCCACCGTGGCGCAGAACGCGGAGAACGCGCGGCAGGCCAGCGACCTTGCCGTCGAGGCGTCCGAAGTCGCGCGCCGGGGCGGCCACGCGGTCAGCCAGGTGGTCTCCACGATGAACGGCATCGCCGACTCCTCGCGCAAGATCGGCGACATCATCGGCGTGATCGACAGCATCGCGTTCCAGACTAACATCCTCGCGCTCAACGCGGCCGTGGAGGCCGCGCGCGCCGGCGAACAGGGCCGCGGCTTCGCGGTGGTGGCCTCCGAGGTTCGCACCCTCGCGCAACGCAGCGCCACCGCGGCCAAGGAGATCAAGTCGCTGATCGGCGACTCCGTCGGCCGGGTCGAGGCCGGCACCCGGCAGGTCGACGCGGCCGGCAAGACGATGGACGAGATCGTCAGCTCGGTGAACAAGGTCAGCATCCTGATCGCCGAGATCGCCGCCGCCAGCCGCGAGCAAAGCGCCGGCATCGGCCAGGTCAACAGCGCCGTCGCCCAGATGGAGCAGGTGGTGCAGCAGAACGCCTCGCTGGTGGAGGAAGCCAGCGCCGCGACGGAATCGATGAAGGAGCAGGCGGCGGTGCTGCTGCAGGCGGTCGGGCGTTTCCGCGTCGGCGACGAAGCGCCCGGCCGGCGCGCGGAGCCGACGCCCATCACGCCGATCGCGCCGGTCAAGGTGAAGCCCGCCGGCGGCGCCACGCTGCAACCGGCCCCGCCCGCGAGCCTCAACGGCGCGCGACCGGCCCTCGCCTCCTCGGGGCAGTGGGAAGAGTTCTAG
- a CDS encoding protein-glutamate methylesterase/protein-glutamine glutaminase, with product MIRVLVVDDSAVMRAFLASVIEAQPDMEVAGVVSDPVLAVDRIRRHAPDVITLDVEMPRMNGLDFLRNLMAVRPLPVVMISSLTRDGAETTMRALELGAVDFVAKPASPSEFESVGPIIAEKIRTAAQAQVARRHRPAAQPHAPRAKTFGAVAGTLGTIIGIGASTGGVEALRGILPQLPADIAPVLIAQHMLPGFTPAFARRLDSLCEIAVKEAEEGEVPLAGVAYIAPGGRHLMLARRASTYVLRLSDEPPVNRHRPSVDTLFRSMAAAAGDDAIGVLLTGMGEDGAQGLLALRRARAATIAQDETTCVVFGMPRQAIELGGAGEVLRLPDIAPRLRLLARATTRNSRFSEI from the coding sequence ATGATCCGCGTCCTGGTCGTCGACGATTCCGCCGTGATGCGCGCATTCCTCGCCAGCGTGATCGAGGCGCAGCCGGACATGGAAGTCGCGGGTGTCGTGTCGGATCCGGTGCTCGCCGTCGACCGCATCCGACGCCACGCGCCCGACGTGATCACGCTCGACGTCGAGATGCCGCGCATGAACGGCCTGGATTTCCTGCGCAACCTGATGGCCGTGCGACCCCTGCCCGTGGTGATGATCTCGTCGCTCACGCGCGATGGTGCCGAGACGACGATGCGTGCGCTCGAGCTCGGCGCGGTGGACTTCGTTGCGAAACCCGCCTCGCCCTCCGAGTTCGAAAGCGTGGGGCCGATCATCGCGGAGAAGATCCGCACCGCGGCGCAGGCACAGGTCGCGCGACGGCACCGGCCGGCCGCCCAGCCGCACGCGCCCCGGGCCAAGACTTTCGGCGCCGTGGCCGGCACGCTCGGCACGATCATCGGCATCGGCGCCTCCACGGGCGGTGTCGAAGCGCTGCGCGGGATCTTGCCGCAGCTGCCGGCTGACATCGCACCCGTCCTGATCGCGCAGCACATGCTGCCCGGCTTCACACCGGCGTTCGCCCGGCGGCTGGACTCGCTGTGCGAGATCGCCGTGAAGGAGGCCGAAGAAGGCGAGGTGCCGCTGGCCGGCGTCGCCTACATAGCGCCGGGCGGTCGCCACCTGATGCTGGCACGGCGCGCGTCGACCTATGTGCTGCGGCTTTCGGACGAACCCCCGGTGAATCGACATCGCCCGTCGGTCGACACCCTGTTCCGCTCGATGGCCGCGGCTGCGGGGGATGACGCGATCGGCGTGCTGCTCACCGGCATGGGCGAAGACGGCGCGCAGGGCCTGCTGGCGCTGCGGCGCGCGCGCGCAGCAACCATCGCGCAGGACGAAACCACCTGCGTCGTGTTCGGCATGCCGCGGCAGGCGATTGAACTCGGCGGGGCGGGCGAAGTGCTGCGCCTGCCCGACATTGCACCACGCCTGCGGCTGCTCGCCCGGGCCACCACACGAAATTCGCGCTTCAGCGAGATCTAG
- a CDS encoding methyl-accepting chemotaxis protein: protein MFQKTTIAQRLLLGFGAVVGLLVAIVAVGLAYLNSLTRQVDVLANDRIPQVIAAGRLEASVLRASRGLQTVFELTEATEQQGQLAALKAAREEQANLAAQMRRLAATDQSRALLAQIDQARKAWVKTESEIIAQLESGQTHEAKVLLLTKARTVQGEYQTAITKLSAFYGDEAHQLAQESTTAYRRSIGAFVVAALLCIAAAIGVALLISRSIRAQLGGEPDFVRSMVKRVADGDLTVKVQLGAGDQHSLMAAMREMVTSLRAIAGETARGAQAVADTSAQIAQGNLDLSQRTEEQASTLEETASSMEELTVAVQHNAQNAKQASALASEASETARKGGLAVDDVVSTMDEILDSSKKIGDIIGVIDSIAFQTNILALNAAVEAARAGEQGRGFAVVATEVRNLAHRSAAAAKEIKALIADSTNKVQAGSSRVDAAGHTMTGVVLSVKKVTDLIAEIAAQNQEQSLKIAQVGTAVRQMDTVVQQNASLVEEAAAATESMKDQAGTLLAIVSRFRLEDAPRAEASPATLLETAKAAAEPAPIRMRPAAVPYAPGFKKVEARGWKGF from the coding sequence ATGTTCCAGAAAACCACCATCGCGCAGCGCCTGCTCCTCGGCTTCGGGGCAGTGGTCGGCCTGCTCGTCGCCATCGTGGCGGTGGGGCTCGCCTACCTCAACTCGCTCACGCGCCAGGTCGACGTGCTGGCAAACGACCGCATCCCGCAAGTGATTGCGGCAGGCCGCCTGGAGGCCTCCGTGCTGCGCGCGTCACGTGGCCTGCAAACCGTGTTCGAGCTGACCGAAGCGACCGAGCAGCAGGGACAGCTGGCGGCGCTGAAGGCCGCGCGCGAGGAGCAGGCGAACCTCGCCGCACAGATGCGACGGTTGGCGGCCACGGACCAGTCCCGGGCGCTGCTCGCCCAGATCGACCAGGCCCGCAAGGCCTGGGTGAAAACGGAATCGGAAATCATCGCGCAGCTTGAATCGGGCCAGACTCACGAAGCCAAGGTCTTGCTGCTCACGAAGGCGCGCACCGTCCAGGGCGAGTACCAGACCGCGATCACGAAGCTGTCCGCCTTCTATGGCGACGAGGCGCACCAGCTCGCCCAGGAGTCCACCACGGCCTACCGGCGCAGCATCGGGGCCTTCGTCGTCGCGGCGCTGCTGTGCATCGCCGCGGCCATTGGGGTCGCGCTGCTGATCTCGCGCAGCATCCGCGCCCAGCTGGGCGGCGAGCCGGACTTCGTGCGTTCGATGGTCAAGCGGGTGGCGGATGGCGATCTCACGGTCAAGGTGCAGCTCGGGGCCGGCGACCAGCACAGCCTGATGGCCGCGATGCGCGAGATGGTCACGAGCCTGCGCGCCATCGCCGGCGAAACCGCGCGCGGGGCGCAGGCGGTGGCCGACACCAGCGCGCAGATCGCGCAGGGCAACCTCGACCTGTCGCAGCGTACCGAGGAGCAAGCCAGCACGCTGGAAGAAACGGCGTCGTCGATGGAGGAGCTGACCGTGGCCGTGCAACACAATGCACAGAACGCCAAGCAGGCCAGCGCGCTCGCCTCGGAGGCCTCGGAAACCGCACGCAAGGGCGGCCTGGCGGTCGACGACGTGGTGAGCACGATGGACGAGATCCTCGATTCGTCCAAGAAGATCGGCGACATCATCGGCGTGATCGACAGCATCGCCTTCCAGACCAACATCCTGGCGCTGAACGCGGCTGTCGAAGCCGCGCGCGCGGGCGAACAGGGCCGCGGTTTCGCCGTGGTGGCCACCGAAGTGCGCAATCTCGCGCACCGCAGCGCCGCCGCCGCCAAGGAGATCAAGGCGCTGATCGCCGACTCGACCAACAAGGTGCAGGCGGGTTCCAGCCGCGTCGATGCCGCGGGCCACACCATGACCGGCGTCGTGCTCTCGGTGAAGAAGGTGACCGACCTGATCGCCGAGATCGCGGCGCAGAACCAGGAGCAAAGCCTGAAGATCGCGCAGGTGGGCACGGCCGTGCGGCAGATGGATACCGTCGTGCAGCAGAACGCCTCGCTGGTCGAGGAAGCCGCGGCCGCGACCGAGTCCATGAAGGACCAGGCCGGGACGCTGCTGGCGATCGTGTCGCGCTTCCGGCTGGAGGACGCGCCGCGCGCCGAGGCAAGCCCGGCGACGCTGCTGGAGACCGCGAAGGCCGCGGCGGAGCCCGCGCCGATCCGCATGCGTCCGGCCGCCGTGCCCTACGCGCCCGGGTTCAAGAAGGTCGAAGCGCGAGGGTGGAAGGGTTTCTAG
- a CDS encoding methyl-accepting chemotaxis protein: MARISVITKLNAWLALLVGMVASMAGIALYVQDPSGDRQMLAITLGALVLFTVVAGVGLRLSVREGILRSIRDAAQVVTRVANGDLTARVTVSAHGETQRLLEGLEKMTRDLQALVGGVTHAAGTVAATSAQIAQGNLDLSQRTEEQASTLEETASSMEELTSTVAHNAENAAQASQLAVEASDVARRGGQVVGQVVSTMNGISDSSRRIGDIIGVIDGIAFQTNILALNAAVEAARAGEQGRGFAVVASEVRSLAQRSAAAAKEIKALIGDSVARVEAGTRQVDAAGKTMDEIVSSVNKVSILIAEIAAASREQSAGIGQINSAVAQMEQVVQQNASLVEEASAATESMKDQAAVLLQTVARFHVGDEAPAGRAPPTPITPITPAPARTGSRSGAGGQRPALGSPGQWEEF; this comes from the coding sequence ATGGCCAGGATCTCGGTCATCACCAAGCTCAACGCCTGGCTGGCATTGCTCGTCGGCATGGTGGCGTCGATGGCGGGCATCGCACTGTACGTGCAGGATCCGTCGGGCGACCGGCAGATGCTGGCCATCACGCTGGGCGCACTCGTGCTGTTCACGGTCGTGGCGGGCGTCGGGCTGCGCCTGTCGGTCCGCGAGGGCATCCTGCGCTCCATTCGCGATGCCGCCCAGGTGGTCACGCGCGTGGCCAACGGCGACCTCACGGCGCGGGTCACGGTCAGCGCCCACGGTGAGACGCAGCGGCTGCTCGAGGGGCTGGAGAAGATGACGCGCGACCTGCAGGCGCTGGTGGGTGGCGTGACGCACGCCGCCGGCACCGTCGCTGCCACCAGCGCGCAGATCGCGCAGGGCAACCTCGACCTCTCGCAGCGTACCGAGGAGCAGGCCAGCACGCTGGAGGAAACCGCCAGTTCGATGGAGGAGCTGACTTCCACGGTCGCACACAACGCGGAGAACGCGGCGCAGGCGAGCCAGCTCGCCGTCGAGGCATCCGATGTGGCGCGGCGCGGCGGCCAGGTCGTCGGCCAGGTGGTCTCGACGATGAACGGCATCTCCGATTCGTCGCGCAGGATCGGCGACATCATCGGCGTGATCGACGGCATCGCCTTCCAGACCAACATTCTCGCGCTCAATGCCGCCGTGGAAGCGGCCCGTGCCGGTGAGCAGGGCCGCGGCTTCGCCGTGGTGGCTTCGGAGGTGCGCAGCCTCGCCCAGCGCAGTGCTGCCGCCGCGAAGGAGATCAAGGCACTCATCGGCGATTCGGTCGCGCGTGTCGAAGCAGGCACCCGGCAGGTCGACGCGGCCGGCAAGACGATGGACGAGATCGTCAGCTCGGTGAACAAGGTCAGCATCCTGATCGCCGAGATCGCCGCCGCCAGCCGCGAGCAAAGCGCGGGCATTGGCCAGATCAACAGCGCCGTCGCCCAGATGGAGCAGGTGGTGCAGCAGAACGCCTCGCTGGTGGAGGAAGCCAGCGCCGCGACGGAATCGATGAAGGATCAGGCGGCGGTGCTGCTGCAGACGGTCGCTCGCTTTCACGTCGGCGACGAAGCGCCCGCCGGGCGCGCCCCGCCGACGCCCATCACGCCGATTACGCCGGCGCCGGCCCGGACGGGGAGCCGGAGCGGCGCGGGCGGCCAGCGCCCGGCGCTCGGCTCGCCCGGCCAGTGGGAAGAGTTCTAG